The Streptomyces sp. NBC_01463 DNA window CAGCCGGGCCTGCGCGGCGTCGAGCGGCTCGAAGAGGTCGTTCTCGAACAGGTAGGCCAGGTCGACCATGTGGCCGGTCCCGAGTGAGAAGCTCGCCGGCCTCGGTACGCCTCTGAAGTACGGGGACGTCGCCTCGGCGAAGTCGTAGGCGTAGACAGGGGTGTAGCGGGCGAGCGCGCGCTGGGTGTCGAGCGCCGCGGTCGACCACTCCGAGTCGGTCAGCACGGCCGACAGTGCCGCCCCGGGTGCCGGGTAGTCGGCGGCCGGGTACGCGGCCAGGACAGCGGGAGCGTCCTTCCCGAACTGTTCGGTGACCTTCGCGGCATAACCGTCGGCGGTGAGCGGCTTCCCCGTCATGATCTCGTCGAGCCCGGCCAGTCCGCTCATCTCGTCGTGGGTGGAACCGTGCAGCACCGGCACCCGGGCGAACCGTCCGGCGGCGATCGCCTGCGCCGGGGCCTCGGGCAGCACCTTGCCGTCGACCACGGGGCGATAGCCGTCGTGTCCGGAGGCGGATGCCTTGATGAGGTCGGCGGTGGTCCTGCCCCGCAGGCAGGAGTCGACGGTGCGCACCTCGTCGCAGCCGGCCGCCTCGGCCACGGCGCGGCCGTTGGCCTCCGCCTGCGTGCGCGAGAACGAACCGTCCGGCCCGACGCAGCCCGCGCTCTGGACGATCGCCTTGTCGAAGAGCCCACGGGCTCCGGGTGACACGAGCTGGGCGCAGACGCTGTAGCCGCCGCCGGACTGACCCATGATCGTGACGTTGCCGGGGTCGCCACCGAAGGCACCGGCATTGCGGCTGACCCACCTCAGTGCTGCCTGTTGGTCGAGAAGCCCGAGGTTGGCCGGTGCACGCAGGCCGGGCGCGCTGAGGAAACCGAACGCCCCGAGCCGGTAGTTGATCGTCACGACCATCGCGCCCTGTTGCGCGGCGGACAGTTGGGCCGCGCGATACGTGGCGCCGTCGCCGTACGTGAAGCTGCCGCCGTGGATCCAGACGATGACCGGCAGCCGGCCCGTCGTCCGCGCGGCCGGAGTCGTCACGTTCAGGTAGAGGCAGTCCTCGCTGCCGCCGCCCGCGATCGCGATGGGCTGATCGGTCGGCTGTCCACAGGCGCTCCCCGGGGCGCGGGCGTCCAGCAGCGACGCCCAAGGGCGCACCGGCTGCGGCTCCTTCCATCTGCGTTCCCCGGTCGGCGGGGCCGCGTAGGGAATGCCCTGGAACGTACGCACCGCACCGGCGACCGCGCCCTGCACCGGCCCTTCGGCCGTCGCCACCCGGGTGGGAGCGACGCGGGCGGAGTCAACGTGGGCAGAGGCGACGTGGGGCTCACCTCCCCAGGCGACGTGGCTGCCGGGGCGGGCGTACGCGAGGCCGGTCGTGTTCAGCGCGGTGGCGAGCACCGCGGAGACGACGACCACGGCAAGGGCGCCGGCGCGCGACCTCCTGCCACGAACACGGGCACTGGCACGGGCACGGGCACGGGCACTGGCACTGGCGCTGACACGGGCACTCATCCGGACTCCTGGGATCGACGGAACCTTCGACGCTCGGAACGCTAGCCAGGATTTGGGCACTTGCGCAAGACGTTCGCCCAATACGATTGTCTAGAGCGTTTGCCTGGCACAACCGTTCAGATCGTTGCTAGGCTCCGCGCCATGGGAAACCGGGAGAAACTGCTGGAGGCCGCCAGACAGTGCCTCTTCGCGAAGGGCTACGAGCGCACGACGGTCCGCGACCTCGCCTCTGCGGCGGGGGTCAGCATGGCGGCGATCGGCTACCACTTCGGCTCGAAGGAAGCCCTGCTCAACCAGGCGCTCTTCGAGGCGCTCGACTCGGGAGGCGAGGCCTTCGGTCCGCCCACGGACGACGCCGACCTCGGCGCGCTGTGGGGCCGGCTGATCGAGGCGTTCTCGGCCAACAAGACCTTCTGGATGGCCAATCTGGAGACCGTCCTGCGCGCACAGCGCGATCCGGAACTGCGCGAGCAGATGACCGCCGGGCTGGGACAGGGACGCAGCGGCATGGCCCGCGAGGTCACCGGAACGGCCGAGGCCGATCTCCCGGAGGCGACGATCCGCACCCTGGGCTCGGTGCAGCTGGCCCTCGTCAGCGGCCTGATGATGCAACACCTCACGGACCCCGAGTCCGCACCCACGGCCGAAGAGGTGATCGAGGGCCTGCGGGCACTCACCGCCTATCTGCCCGAGAAGGCGTGAGGACTGGACGATCCCCCTAACGAGGCAGCGCCACCCAGGACTTGGTGCCCTGCTGTGACTGCGGCGCCTCGCACATCCCCCACTCGCCGCCCCAGTCGTCCACGACGGCCGCGAGGAGCCAGAGCGCCCGGCGGCGCCGGGTCTCGCAGAGGGTGGCCAGGTCGGCGTCGCCGTGGTGCGGATGCTGGTCCCACACCAGGAGACGGACCGCGTCGTCGCGGTGCCTCAGGGATACGTAGAGCTCCTGGCCGGGACTCATGCGGGCGGTGACCGAGACGAGTTCGGTCACCGCGTACGCCACCGGCCAGACGTACGGGCCGAGACCATGGGCCTCCAGTGCGGCGGCGGCCGCCGTACGGGCGATGCGTGCGCTGCGGAGGTCGCCGGGGAGGGTGAAGCTCAGCGAGAGCCCCGGCCCGGAGCGCCCCTTCGGACGCAGGTAGGGCTGCGGGCCCTGCCGGGGCGTGGCGTACCGCGGGTACGGATCGGGCGTGCGCGTCGCGTCGGTGACCGGGCAGAGCGCGGTGTGCGGAGTTGAGTTCATGGCTGACTCCCCTGTTACGGGTGGCGAGTTGGCGGTATCCCTCTTCCTCGTGGGCGCGCACGATTGACTCTCGCGATCCGGACGACGAGCAGTGGCCTGTCTCCCTGACGCGGGACCGCCCCTCCCAGGGAAGGAGGTTGCGGGCAGGACCGCGTGATGCACTTCTTGCTGTCGTTGCGTGAGCGGTGCGTTACCGAATGTAGCGCATGGAGGGTAAATTTACCCTCCCCTCCTGGTGGATGAACCCTTTCGTGGTCACTCAGTGCGCGCACGCGGCAGACTGCCAGTGATCGCCCGCGGAAAGGAACGGCATGGCAGCCAGGCCCTCCCCCACCGAACGTCAGAAGCGACTAGGTGCCGAGCTGCGAAGGATGCGCACGTCGGCTGCCGTATCGGCCGAAGCCGCCGCCGGCTTGCTCGGGGTGGACCGCGGAAAGATCTCGAACATCGAGTCCGGCACTCGCCCCATCACCGCAGAGCGCCTACGCACACTCGCCCTCAACTGCGGTTGCACGGACGAGAGATACATCAACGGTCTCGTCGAGATGGCGCAACCCAGTGCGCGCGGATGGTGGGAGCGGTACAGAGGCGCATTGCCTCAAGGCCTGCTCGACATCGCCGAACTGGAGGCCTCGGCGATCCGCATGCGTGCGGCGTACTCGATGCACATCCCAGGCCTCCTCCAGACCTCGGACCACGCCCTGGCGCTCTTCCGTGTCGTCGTTCCCCAACTACCCGAACGTGAGATTGCTCTGAGGCTCGCGCTCCGCGTCGAACGGCAAACGATCCTGGAGGGGGGCGCACCCCCGCCCTACACAGGCATCGTCCATGAGGCCGCACTTCGCATGCAGTTCGGTGGTCGAGCCGTGGCTCGCGCGCAGCTCGACCACGTGTTGGCCAAGTCCGAGCAGCCGAACGTGACGCTCCTGGTCATCCCGTTCGAGTCCGGCGCCTTCCCCGGTGCCGGACAGACCGTCCTGTACGCCGAGGGTGCTGCCCCCCAGCTCGACACCGTGCAGATCGACAACTCGCACGGTCCCCTCTTCGTCCACTCGGAGGCACAGTTGGCGAAGTACCGGTCCCACCTGGACTGGATGGAGGGAATCGCACTGCCTCCGGACAGGTCGCGGGACTTCATCCGTACGATCGCACGCCAACTGTGAGGAGATGACAGATGCCGGACGTCATATGGGAAGACTCATTCTGCGGTGAGGGCAATTCCTGCTACCGCCTCGGGACGGACGGAGAGGGCAACAGCTACATCGCCGTCGCCGGCGCCGAGGACCACTTCCTGACCGACAGCCGTGAGTCGCTCCAGCAGCTGATCCGTGACATCAAGGCCGGCAAGGCCGACCACCTGCTGTAGGCAGTCGCAGGCAACGGGGCGGGGCCCCCGGCAGAGCACACCGGGTCGCGGGCATCCGCGACCCGGTGTGTCACGACCCCCTCGGCCACGACCTGGTGGACCGCGACGCGGCCACCCACGACGTCTAAAGGCCTTTAAAGAACTCAGGGAAACAACCCAACCAGACCCCACCCCGCCCCTGCCCTGACCTGCGTCACTCGGACGGGTGACATGGGACAACTGGGCTGGATTTGAGGCGGGTTGGCTGGCATATGCTCGCCGCGACAACCACAGACACGAGACGGCCCCGGCCGGGACTGTAATCCCGGCCGAGGCCTGACCACGAGGAAGTAGTCCCTTCCTGATGGCTACCCCGCAGGTTATCGCGCCACCGTGCGCCCAGCCCGGCTCCCCCGGCACTCCCGGTGCCCGGCCCGACGTCACGCCGACATCCGGCGTCATCCACGTCAACGTCCGCCACACCTCCGGCTTCACGGTGATCGGCAACCACCTGGCCCAGCACCGCGGTCTCTCCCTCACCGCGATCGGGCTCGCCGCACACATCCAGTCGCTGCCCAACGGCGCGAAGATCGGCATCAAGGCTCTCTCCGCCCGCTTCCCGGAGGGCGAAGTCCGCATCGCCGCCGCCCTGCGCGAACTGGAAGCCACCGGCTACCTCCACCGCAGCCGCGAGCCTCTCCCCGACGGCCGCATCGTCACGCGCACGTACTCGTACAACCAGCCCGGCGCCAAGATCCCCACCATCCCCACGCCACAACCCCGCAGCAAGCCACGGGCCACGCCGGTCACGGCCCCACCCGTCACCCCGGCGCCCCCACGCGACGCACGCACCGCGCCCACCGCACCCGCCACCCCGCCCGAGCCGACGCGGCCACCCGCTCCCGTCTTCGTACCGGCTCCCACGGCCCCGAGGAAACAACCCCCGCCGCTCCCCCAGCCCCACGCCCCCAGCCAGGAACTCCACCAGGCCGCCGCAACCCTCCTCGCCGACCTCCGCCGCCACACACCCCAACTCGGCCTACCCGAGGGAGAGATCAAGGCGCTGGCCCCCGGCGTCGCCGCCTGGCTCGAACGCGACGCCCACCCCGACACCATCCGCCACGCCCTCACCTACGACCTCCCCACTCCGGTCAAACACCCCGCACGGCTGCTCCGGCATCGGATCACCACGCTCCTGCCGCCCCCGCTCCCCGGCATGAAGGACCTGACCCCATCCCGCCGCAAGGTGATCGTCATCCCGCTCCAGAACTGCGACACCTGCGACCGCGCCTTCCGCGCCCACGAACCCGGCCACTGCCGCGACTGCCGAACCACCACGCACGCAGACCTGCATGCAACGGCCTGACTCCCACCCTCACCCCGAACGGACCCGCATGGTCAGCTCACCCCACGAAGCGATGCACCGCATCTTCCAGGAGTACCCGGGCCTCTTCTCCCGCGTCTCCGAAGTGCTCGGCATCGACATCCCGCAGCCCACCTCGGCTACCGTCCTGCCCACCGACCTCACCGAGAACAGCCCCGTCGAACGCCGCGTGGACACTCTCCTGCGCATCGAAACGCAGGACGACGGCCCCTTCCTCCTCGCCGTCGAAGCCCAAGGCAAGAAAGACCCACGCAAGACCACCAGCTGGCCCTACTACGTCAGCTACCTCCACAACCGATACGGGGCGCTGCCCGTCCTGCTCCTGGTCGTCTGCCAGGACCACGCCACAGCCGAGTGGGCCGCCCGCCCCATCACCATCGGCCTCCGCCAATGGCCCACCCTCACCCTCAACCCGCTCGTCGCAGGGCCCCACAACATGCCCGTCATCACCAACGTCGCCGAAGCCCGCAAGGACCTCGCACTCGCCACCCTCGCCGCCATCACACACGCCGACAATCCGGACGTCGGTGCCATACTTAAAACGCTCTCCTCCGCACTGCGCGAGGCACCGGACAACATCGCCGAACCCATCGTCGAACTCACCGCACAAGGCCTGGGCAACCGCCCTGCCGCACAACAGTGGAGGAACCTGGTGGCCGTGGACACCTCTTTCTACAAGTCCTTCATCTCCGAAGAAATCCGGGACGAAGGCCGGGCGGAAGGCCAGGCAAAGGGCCAGGCAAAGGGCCAGGTCGAAAGCCTGCTGCTGATCCTCGAAGCGCGCGGCATCGCCCTCACCGACGAGACCCGCGAAGAGATCGACACCTGTACCGACCCCAACCTCCTCCGCCAGTGGCTCCACCGCGCCGCCACCGCCACCACCGCCGAGGAAGTCTTCACCGAGCAGTAGCCCGGCCTCTACCCGGTGCCGTCGCTGCCCGCGCCAGGGCAGCGACGGCAGCCGGCCGACGGCCCACCCACGGAGGAGCCCGTAAGCCGCCACTGCCACCACCGCCGAGGACCTGAGAGTTCCCATCCCCGTTGCCACTGACGTCGACGGGGGACGATCCTCTGCGTATGGACCTTCCACCGCAAGTGATCGAGCTGGGTGACCTGACGCTCCGCCGTTTCGATCGCGAGGCGGACCTTCCGGAGTTGTTCCAGGTCATCGCGGAGTCGCTGGATCACCTGCGCCCGTGGATGCCCTGGGTCGCCGATCACAGCCTGACCAGGACCGCCGACTTCCTGGCCCGCCGCCAGGAGGCCTGGGAGGGCGGCCGGGAATTCACCTACGCGATCGTGCTGGACAGCGCCATCGTCGGCGCCTGTCAGCTGTTCCGGCGTGAGGACAGCCCGGACAACGGGCGCGAGATCGGCTACTGGCTTCATCCGGCAGCCACCGGCCGCGGCGTGGCCACCCGCGCGGCACGCGCCCTGGTCGACCAGGCCTTCCAGTCCCCCGACGTCGACTACGTCGAGGTCGTCCATGACCCGGCCAACCTCGCCAGCGGTGCGGTCCCGGCCCGACTCGGCTTCACCGAATTCAGTGACGGCCCCACCGGGCGCCCTGCCCCGGGCGATACCGGCAAGGCTCAAGTCTGGCGTCTGGCTTGCCCTCGGGCGGACGGGACAGCCTCGTAGCTCTGTTCGCGGAGACGATGGAAGGAGATGGGGATGCTCGAATCGGTACTCGAATCCGTCAGGTACTCCGCTGTCTGCCAGAACTGCGGCGGCGAGCTGGAGTACTGGGGAGTGCAGGCACTCGTGGACGGCCGTCTGCGATGGAACGTCGAGTCGACCTGCTCAGCCTGTGGTGATGCGTTGGCCGTGTGCGAGGGCGACATGCCCACCGAACGACGCCGACAGATGCTCTCCGAGCACGGACCTGCGCACCTGCGGGTGAGCAGTCCGCCGGCCACGGGAGCCGCCATCATGCGCGTACTGCGAGCCGAGCTGGGCCTCGACCTGCCGAACGCAAGGGCGGCGCTCCGCCGCGTGCTGGACGGTGATTGCTCAGGGACGCTCCCCGAGATGGAGCACCTGGCCCGCGCGCTGCGGAACTCCGGCATCGCTGCCGCGGCCGCACGCCCTGGGCGCGACGCCCAAACGAGATCATCGGTGGCCTGCAAAGACTGACGGCCGGTGCCGTATGCGAATGGCATACGGCACCGGCCGTCAGGCGCGACTCGAAGCGTCGATCCCAGCGCCGTCAGGAGCGTGGATCAGCTCTTCGAGCCTTCCGCACGCGCGAAGGAGACCTCCACGCGGCGGTTCTTCTTGCGACCGTCTTCCGTTCCGTTGTCGGCGATCGGGTACTGCTCGCCGTAACCACGGATCTCGTACGCGATACCGGTGCCGGCCAGCGCCTTGTCCAAGACGTTGTGCACGGCCTCCGCACGCTGCTTGGAGAGCACGTCGCCGTGGGCAGAAGAACCCAGGTTGTCGGTGAAGCCGAACACCCGGACCTTCTTGGCGTCCTGCTTCTTGATCTCCTCGGCAATGGCGTTGATACGGCCATTGGCCGCAGAACTCAACTTGGCACTGTCCTTGCCGAAGAGCACCTCGGCCTGGAGCGCGAACTTGATGTCGGAGTTGGTGTCCTCACGACGCTCAGTTCCTCCCAGGTCCTCTACGACGGACTTGATGTCGAGGACCTTGGCGGGCGCCAGAGTGGCACCTTCCGGAAGCTTCAGGTCCGAGTCGTTCGGGTCTACTTTGACCGGGGCTTCCGCAGACGCGGACGGGTAAGGGCTGTCATCCGCGACTGCTCCTGGCGCCGTCACAACCCCAAAGGCTGTCATCGCGACGAGCAAAGTCACGACCCTGCGTGTACGCATGGGGGGACTGCCAGCGATGGCGGCCCTCATCAAGAAATCTCAATCTTGGTGGTGGTGAACCCCGGGAACTGAAGGTCCACCTGGGTCGTGGACTGTTGGGGAGCCGGGAACTGCGCAAAGAAGGTGAGGCTCTTCCCCGCATCGATGCTCGGATCGAACCCGCTCGTAGTCAGAGGCCGGTTGTCAGTGTCCCGAAGCACGTAGTACCGCTTCTTCTCCTGCGAGTCCACGAGCGTCATAGCAGCGAGAGATCGCCCGGTACTTGCAACAGCCTCCTCCTCGCCGCTCCATTGCACGGGGGTTGTGTAGATACTGGCACCGGTGTTCTTGAGCTGTCCGCTGATTGTCAGAAAGCCACCGGAGTCGCGCGTCGCCGAATTGACCACCAAGTCAACTCCGGCGTCGCCCTTGACCGTAACCAACACCTTGCTGGTGTCAGGAACAGTCGGCCCCCCGCCCTTTCCGGAGCCATCGGTCGACTTGGACGACGCGGCTGACGGATTCTCCTTCACGCCGCCGCCTTTGTCACTCCCACAGGCGGCCGCGGAGAGGGTGAGGCCAGCAGCAAGAACTACAGCGGTTGCTGCTCGTCGCAGCTTCCTCACATGCGGATTGCTCATCGGTCCAGTTCCTTTGCGTTTGATCGCGGTCAGTCTTCAACCAGGCGTACAGAGAAGAGGTCGGCCATGTCAGGCATAATTGCCAGGCTCTGAGGGCTGACCACCCATGTCAGGCCAGTCGTACACACAACCTCGCCGATGGACGGTGACGTGGGGATCGGGTTCGGGATGAACTTGCAGTGGCCTTCGACAATGGCCGCGGCAGTTGCCTTCGCCCGCTTCCCCTCAGTACCCGGAACCAGGTTGGCACTCATCGCCTTGTTCGTCCGCAGCTTGACCTTGTAACCCCAGTCGAGGCCCGTCAGCGGATTACAGCCGTTGGGTTCGATTCTGGCGTCATTCTGCGCAGCGAACGAGATCGCCTTGTAACAGCCGGGCAGCCCCACATACGGGGCATTGAACACCTCGGTGTAGAACGCCCTGTCCATGACTCGGACCTTCAGCTCCAGCCCAAGCAGAGTCCGTGACTCCTTGGCCGCTGCCAGAGCCGAAGCATCCGCAGCACTCTGAGCACCGTTGCGCTTGACATCGGCCTCACCGAACGCAAAGAAGATCAACGCAAGAAAGAGCAGGCCGGTCACCGCTGTGATGTACAGCGGTGCGGCCTGCCCTGACTCGCGGCGGGTGTACGGACTCACTTGTTGAGAACCGAGTTGATCTTCTCGGTGAACTTGTTGCCGATGGTGGCGCCCAGGTTCGTGTTGAGCAGTGCCACGACGATCGCCACCACGAGGATCGTGATACCGACGTACTCGATCGCGCCCTGACCCTTGTCGCTGCGGCGCTTCATGGCGTCCACGGCGGTGTTCTTCCAGCCGTTGATGTACGCCTGCGTGGTGGTGGCGGCCTTCAGGGTGATGTTCGACATGGTGTTCCCCTCCGAGTTCGGCCGACCGGAAGTCGGCCGACACTGCTGCGTAAGTCTTCGTGTCGTTCGCGCTTCCGGCTTCCTCCTGGCCGGTCTCGCTTTCGACATGAGAAACGTACGTCGGGGCAACACCCACTCGCATGGGCCTGCGGGCCCAACTCCGGGCCCACTCAGTCAGTTGGGCCTTCGGGCCCATCGTCTGCTCAGCCATGCCTCGTCGACCCCCCGGACGACATGCGGTGCCAGACGGCGATGGCCTCGCCCCGGCTGCCGGCGTTCAACTTGGCGAAGATGCGGTTGATGTGGTTCTTGACGGTCTTCTGACTGATGAAGCAGGTGGCGGCGATCTGCTGATTGGTCATGCCCGACGCGATCAGGTCCATCACTTCCACCTCCCGTTCACTCAGATCCCCCGGCACGCCCTGGGGTGCCGGGAGGGGAATCCCTGAGGACGAATGTGCCACAGATGATTGCGGAAGCGAAGCCTTTTGCGGGAATCCGTGTCCTGCCAACTCCGCCCGCACACCCCCGACCTGCTGATCAGTCCCAGGGCCCGGCCTCCAGGCCCCGTGCGTGTCGTGTGCGGGTGCAGACATTTGCCCTTGTGGGACAGAGGGGCGGTAGCCCGGCCCCGTGAACGCCGTTCCCAGCCCTTCGGGCAACGGCCGACCGTCCTGCCCCAGACCTCCGCCCCCACGCACCGACTCCAGCAGTGCACTGCTGGCCGAGTACGTGAAGTGGGCCCGGCCGTCCTTGATGTCACGGACGGCGGCCACCAGCTGGTCGGCGGTGAACTCCCCGTGCACCAGATAGCCGCCGGCGCCCAGGCGCAGCGCCTCATGGACGATCTCGCTCTCCCGGCTGTACGTCATCATCAGCACCGGCGCGAGCCGCACCAGATGGGGCAGGGCCGAGATGCCGTCGACTCCGGGCATGCGTACGTCCAGCAGTACGACATCCGGGCGGTGCTGGACCGCCATCTCGTACGCCTGCCGACCGTCACCCGCCTCCGCGACCACGTCGATGTCGTCGCGGCCGTGCAGGAGAACGGTGAGGCCGGCCCGTACGACGGGGTTGTCGTCGGCGACGACCACACGGAGCGGCCGTGCCACGGGCATGGCCTCGGGGCTGGGGAATGCCGGGAATCCACCGGGAGGATCGGGTGTGGGGACACCGCCGGTGGGGGGCGAACTGAGCGGGCTGGGGTGCGAGGACGTGTGCTGCGAGACATGCGGCTGCTGCGTCCACTGCTCTCCGGAGCTGCGGGAGATCTCGTCCGACATGGTGCGGGCCTCCTCTCTCAAGGATGGGGGACTGTGGAGTGATCAGAAGCGGTTGGGCGGATTCAGTTGTCGGATCTGACTGGCTGACCGGGTACCTGCGTCAACAGCGGCGGGTACGCGGGAGGGGATGGTGACGCGGGTGGCGCAAGGTTCATCGCGGCGAGAGAGAGATCGAGACGGACCTCGGTGCCTCGTTCCGCCCTGCCCCGGCCGATCCTGATGCGCGCGCCTATCGAGGCGGCCCGTTCGACCATGCCGACGAGGCCGAAGTGCCCGGCCTTGCGCAGGTCCGCCAGCGAGGTGCCTCGGGGAAGGCCCTCGCCGTCGTCGTACACACTGATGCGCACCACATCGCGGACCAGCCCTGCGGAGACCTCCACATAGCTGGGCCGCGCATGACGATGGGCGTTCTCCATGGCCTCGGTCGCGATGGTGAGGGCGTGGCGGGCGATGGCGTGAGGGATGGGTGGGACTGGGCCGTCGCCGAGGCGGCGGAAGACGGCCTTGACTCCGTGCCGGCGCTCGAAGTCGGCCGTACGTGCGTTCAGTTCGTCGACCACGTCCACTCCGCCGTCGAGCCCCGACTCCCTGCGCAGGTCCGAGAGGAGTTCCCGGGACTCGGCCGCCGCGCGACGGGCCGAGCGTGCGACGAGTTCGGCCTGGTGCTTCACCGTCAGCGGGTCCATGCGGTCGGCCGTGCTGGCCAGGCCGTCGGCTGCCATGGCCAGGCCGTGCAGGGTCTTGGCCACGGAGTCGTGCATCTCGCGGGCCAGGCGTGCGCGCTCCTCCTCCACCGCACCGCTGACCGCGAGGCGGGCGCGGGTCTCCGTCAGCGCCTGGGATGCTGCACCGAACCTGAGGAGCAGACTGCGCAACGAACTGCCGACCGCTCCCGCCATGATGCAGAGCCCCACCACGAGAAGGGCGGAGGCATTCGCGTCGACCTCCTCGCTCACGCCGAAGGACGCGGCCAACAAGAGCGACTGCAGGGCAGCGAAGATCGCCCCACCGCGCCAGCCGTACACGAGTCCGGCGAGAAGCGGAGTGCAGACCGTGACGTACGAGAGTGTCGAGCCCGGGCTAGCGGCGAACAGCAGCAGCGCGCCGAAGAGCATGTCCACGGCGAGCAGTGCGGGGTGCCGGAGGAGGATCGGACCGAAGCGTTCCCAGTCGCGCATCAGCACGTAGGACACCATGACGGTGATGAGTACGGCTGCCCCCACCAGCCAGCTGCCGACCTCGTCCTGCACACCCTCTAGAGCGAACGGGGCAGCCAGAGCGGTCATCGCCAACCGGAAGCCGAACAGTTGGCGGCAGAGTGCCTGCAGGGCGTTCAACTGGATCGGCAGAGCCGGCACG harbors:
- a CDS encoding carboxylesterase family protein, giving the protein MSARVSASASARARARASARVRGRRSRAGALAVVVVSAVLATALNTTGLAYARPGSHVAWGGEPHVASAHVDSARVAPTRVATAEGPVQGAVAGAVRTFQGIPYAAPPTGERRWKEPQPVRPWASLLDARAPGSACGQPTDQPIAIAGGGSEDCLYLNVTTPAARTTGRLPVIVWIHGGSFTYGDGATYRAAQLSAAQQGAMVVTINYRLGAFGFLSAPGLRAPANLGLLDQQAALRWVSRNAGAFGGDPGNVTIMGQSGGGYSVCAQLVSPGARGLFDKAIVQSAGCVGPDGSFSRTQAEANGRAVAEAAGCDEVRTVDSCLRGRTTADLIKASASGHDGYRPVVDGKVLPEAPAQAIAAGRFARVPVLHGSTHDEMSGLAGLDEIMTGKPLTADGYAAKVTEQFGKDAPAVLAAYPAADYPAPGAALSAVLTDSEWSTAALDTQRALARYTPVYAYDFAEATSPYFRGVPRPASFSLGTGHMVDLAYLFENDLFEPLDAAQARLSDTAIAYWSRFAATGQVNGPGTPTWKRFTPRGSYVQRIASDRTGRTDFAADHHHAFWKALAPTAEPNGS
- a CDS encoding TetR/AcrR family transcriptional regulator → MGNREKLLEAARQCLFAKGYERTTVRDLASAAGVSMAAIGYHFGSKEALLNQALFEALDSGGEAFGPPTDDADLGALWGRLIEAFSANKTFWMANLETVLRAQRDPELREQMTAGLGQGRSGMAREVTGTAEADLPEATIRTLGSVQLALVSGLMMQHLTDPESAPTAEEVIEGLRALTAYLPEKA
- a CDS encoding ATP-binding protein, yielding MNSTPHTALCPVTDATRTPDPYPRYATPRQGPQPYLRPKGRSGPGLSLSFTLPGDLRSARIARTAAAAALEAHGLGPYVWPVAYAVTELVSVTARMSPGQELYVSLRHRDDAVRLLVWDQHPHHGDADLATLCETRRRRALWLLAAVVDDWGGEWGMCEAPQSQQGTKSWVALPR
- a CDS encoding helix-turn-helix transcriptional regulator — protein: MAARPSPTERQKRLGAELRRMRTSAAVSAEAAAGLLGVDRGKISNIESGTRPITAERLRTLALNCGCTDERYINGLVEMAQPSARGWWERYRGALPQGLLDIAELEASAIRMRAAYSMHIPGLLQTSDHALALFRVVVPQLPEREIALRLALRVERQTILEGGAPPPYTGIVHEAALRMQFGGRAVARAQLDHVLAKSEQPNVTLLVIPFESGAFPGAGQTVLYAEGAAPQLDTVQIDNSHGPLFVHSEAQLAKYRSHLDWMEGIALPPDRSRDFIRTIARQL
- a CDS encoding helix-turn-helix domain-containing protein, whose protein sequence is MATPQVIAPPCAQPGSPGTPGARPDVTPTSGVIHVNVRHTSGFTVIGNHLAQHRGLSLTAIGLAAHIQSLPNGAKIGIKALSARFPEGEVRIAAALRELEATGYLHRSREPLPDGRIVTRTYSYNQPGAKIPTIPTPQPRSKPRATPVTAPPVTPAPPRDARTAPTAPATPPEPTRPPAPVFVPAPTAPRKQPPPLPQPHAPSQELHQAAATLLADLRRHTPQLGLPEGEIKALAPGVAAWLERDAHPDTIRHALTYDLPTPVKHPARLLRHRITTLLPPPLPGMKDLTPSRRKVIVIPLQNCDTCDRAFRAHEPGHCRDCRTTTHADLHATA
- a CDS encoding GNAT family N-acetyltransferase, encoding MDLPPQVIELGDLTLRRFDREADLPELFQVIAESLDHLRPWMPWVADHSLTRTADFLARRQEAWEGGREFTYAIVLDSAIVGACQLFRREDSPDNGREIGYWLHPAATGRGVATRAARALVDQAFQSPDVDYVEVVHDPANLASGAVPARLGFTEFSDGPTGRPAPGDTGKAQVWRLACPRADGTAS
- a CDS encoding OmpA family protein — its product is MRTRRVVTLLVAMTAFGVVTAPGAVADDSPYPSASAEAPVKVDPNDSDLKLPEGATLAPAKVLDIKSVVEDLGGTERREDTNSDIKFALQAEVLFGKDSAKLSSAANGRINAIAEEIKKQDAKKVRVFGFTDNLGSSAHGDVLSKQRAEAVHNVLDKALAGTGIAYEIRGYGEQYPIADNGTEDGRKKNRRVEVSFARAEGSKS
- a CDS encoding pilus assembly protein TadG-related protein gives rise to the protein MSPYTRRESGQAAPLYITAVTGLLFLALIFFAFGEADVKRNGAQSAADASALAAAKESRTLLGLELKVRVMDRAFYTEVFNAPYVGLPGCYKAISFAAQNDARIEPNGCNPLTGLDWGYKVKLRTNKAMSANLVPGTEGKRAKATAAAIVEGHCKFIPNPIPTSPSIGEVVCTTGLTWVVSPQSLAIMPDMADLFSVRLVED
- a CDS encoding response regulator transcription factor, giving the protein MSDEISRSSGEQWTQQPHVSQHTSSHPSPLSSPPTGGVPTPDPPGGFPAFPSPEAMPVARPLRVVVADDNPVVRAGLTVLLHGRDDIDVVAEAGDGRQAYEMAVQHRPDVVLLDVRMPGVDGISALPHLVRLAPVLMMTYSRESEIVHEALRLGAGGYLVHGEFTADQLVAAVRDIKDGRAHFTYSASSALLESVRGGGGLGQDGRPLPEGLGTAFTGPGYRPSVPQGQMSAPAHDTHGAWRPGPGTDQQVGGVRAELAGHGFPQKASLPQSSVAHSSSGIPLPAPQGVPGDLSEREVEVMDLIASGMTNQQIAATCFISQKTVKNHINRIFAKLNAGSRGEAIAVWHRMSSGGSTRHG
- a CDS encoding histidine kinase, whose translation is MTGGPDARTPESTPGHVPALPIQLNALQALCRQLFGFRLAMTALAAPFALEGVQDEVGSWLVGAAVLITVMVSYVLMRDWERFGPILLRHPALLAVDMLFGALLLFAASPGSTLSYVTVCTPLLAGLVYGWRGGAIFAALQSLLLAASFGVSEEVDANASALLVVGLCIMAGAVGSSLRSLLLRFGAASQALTETRARLAVSGAVEEERARLAREMHDSVAKTLHGLAMAADGLASTADRMDPLTVKHQAELVARSARRAAAESRELLSDLRRESGLDGGVDVVDELNARTADFERRHGVKAVFRRLGDGPVPPIPHAIARHALTIATEAMENAHRHARPSYVEVSAGLVRDVVRISVYDDGEGLPRGTSLADLRKAGHFGLVGMVERAASIGARIRIGRGRAERGTEVRLDLSLAAMNLAPPASPSPPAYPPLLTQVPGQPVRSDN